GACCGCTGCACCGCCAGCGCAACGCGGTCCCGGAGCCCGGCCGCTTCCGGCCGGGCTGCCATTGCCGCCGCTTCCGTCGTTTCAGTCCCAGCAGCAGCGACCGCCATGGCGATCACGTATCCTGGGGAAGAAACCCGGTCTTGCGCGTAAAGTTATGGCGCGCCTCGATATAGCGAACAGTGCCGGATTTCGACCGCATCACGATCGAATGCGTCATCGCACCGCTTTTGAAGCGGCGAACGCCCTTGAGCATGGCGCCATCGGTGACGCCGGTAGCGGCGAACATGACATCGCCTGAGGCCATGTCGCGAAGGTTATACAGCCGGTTCAAATCCTTCACGCCATGACGATGCGCGCGCTCACGCTCATCGTCGTTGCGGAAGATCAGCCGTCCCTGCATCTGCCCGCCGACGCAGCGCAGCGCAGCGGCGGCCAGAACACCTTCCGGCGCCCCACCGGACCCCATATAAATGTCCACCCCGGTCAGAGGGTCGGTGGTCGCGATGATCGCCGACACATCGCCATCGGAAATCAGCATGATTCGCGCGCCGGCTTCCCGGACCTTGGCAATCAGTTCCTCATGGCGGGGACGATCCAGAATACAAACGACCAGATCGGAAATTTCGCACTGCTTCGCCAGCGCCAGCGATTTCAGGTTCTGGGCCGGCTCGGAATCCAGATCGACAAGATCCTCGGGGAGACCCGGACCAATGGCGATCTTTTCCATATAAACATCCGGCGCCTTCAGGAACCCGCCCTTGTTCGCCATCGCCACCACGGCCAGCGCATTGGGTCCACCCTTGGCAGTGATCGTCGTCCCCTCAAGCGGGTCGAGAGCGATGTCGATCGCCGGACCACCGCCGGCGCCGACCTTTTCGCCGATGAACAGCATCGGCGCCTCGTCGCGCTCGCCTTCGCCGATAACGACTTCGCCTTCAACGGTCAGACTGTTGAGCGCCTGGCGCATCGCATCGACGGCCGCCTGATCGGCCTTCTTCTCATCACCCCGTCCCATCAGAAGCGATGCGGACAACGCCGCCGCCTCGGTGACGCGAACGACCTCAAGCGCGAGGTTGCGATCCATCATTCTCGTGTCGGCCATACCAGCCTTCCCCCCGGATATTCGATTCGATGCCAGCGTGTTTATCCCATTCGCGGCATCATACCACCATACGTTCGATGCGTATCATCTTCGGGGATTCGACGACATGATCCAAATCACCAACGGCCGCAAGAACCCGGCTCATCGCCGCTTCGGTCGTGTCGTGGGTCACGATGATCAATGGCACCGCGTCGCCGGGCGATCGTCCCCGCTGAAGGAAACTTTCGACCGACACCGATTGATCCCGCATGATGGCCGTTATGTCGGCAATCACGCCCGGCCTGTCGACCACCATCAACCGTACATAGTATTCACCCCGACGCGCGCTTATCGGCAGCACCGTTGCCGGCTCCAGCGCATCGGCCGGGAACCCGAACGCCGGCACCCGAAGTCCCCGTGCGATATCGACAATATCCGCGACGACGGCCGACGCCGTCGGACCGCCACCGGCGCCTTGCCCTACCATCATTACCTGGCCGACATGATCACCCGTGGCCTGAACCGCATTGAACACACCTTCGACCTTCGCGATCGGGCGTTCCTGCGGCACCATGCAGGGCGCGACCCGGAGTTCCAGTCCGCCGTCGCCGCGGCGGGCGATCGCCAGCAACTTGATCCGGAAGCCCAGTTCATCGGCATAGGCAATATCCAGTGCGGAAACCTGCCTGATTCCCTCGATATGCAGTGAATCGAAGTCGACATCCACGTTGAAGGCAATCGCGGCCAGCAGCGCCAGTTTATGGGCGGCATCTATCCCCTCGACGTCGAAGGTCGGGTCGGCTTCGGCATAGCCAAGCTGCTGCGCTTCGGCCAGAACGTCGCCGAAATCGCGGCCTGTCTCGCGCATCTCCGACAGGATGAAGTTGGAAGTGCCGTTCAGAATGCCGACAACGCTGGAAAACACGTTCGCGGCGAGACCTTCACGAATCCCCTTGATTGCCGGTATGCCGCCGGCAACCGCCGCTTCATAAGCCAGGGTGACACCGGCGGCGTCGGCTCTGCGGGCAAGCGCCGAACCGTGCAGTGCCATCATGGCCTTGTTGGCTGTGACGACATGCTTGCCTGCGCTGATCGCCGCCTCGACGACCTCGCGGGCGGGACCGTCGGATCCGCCAATAAGTTCGACCACCACATCCACCGCCGGATCTCGGGCCAGGTCAACCGGGTCATCGTACCAGCGGATTTCGCTCAATTTGACGCCCCGGTCCCGATCGCGATTGCGCGCGCTGACGGCGGCGACCCGGATGGGACGGCCGCATCGGGAAGACAGTAGATCCGCATGCTCGTGCAGTACCATGACCGTCGCCGCTCCGACGGTGCCGAGGCCGGCAATGCCGATATTCAGTGGTTCAATTTTCAAAGGACTGCTGCTTTTGGGGATTTCCGTCATGGTCGGATTGTTGCCTCTCTTATTTGACGTCTTGGGCCACGAATGGATGCGGCGGCACGCTCAGGAACTTCTTGATGCTGCGCACAGCCTGGCGGATGCGGTTCTTGTTCTCCACGAGCGCGATTCGGACATGGCCGTCGCCATATTCGCCGAACCCAACTCCGGGTGCGACGGCGACATCGGCGTTTTCCAGCAGGAGCTTGGAAAACGCCAGACTGCCCATGGCCGCGTACGGCTCGGGAATAGGGGCCCAGACGAACATGCTGGCCTCAGGTCGCGGCACGGCCCAGCCGGCGCCATGCAGGCCTTCGACCAGAACATCCCGCCGCTCGCGATAGAGGTTTCGCGCCGCTTCCACGCAATCCTGGGGGCCGTTCAGTGCCGCGGCCGCCGCGACCTGAATCGGGGTGAAGGCGCCATAATCGAGGTAGGATTTAACCCGCGCCAGCGCCGCGATCAGGCGCGGATTGCCGGCGGCAAAGCCGATGCGCCACCCCGGCATCGAATAGGTCTTCGACATCGAGGTAAACTCGACAGCGATATCCCGCGCTTCGGGAATCTGCAGGATCGACGGCGGTACGCTGTCGCCGAAATAGATCTCGGCATAGGCCAGATCGGAAAGAATGTAGATGCCGTTCTCTCGGCAGAAGCTCACCAGTGGCCGGTAAAAATCCAGGTCCACGGTTTCAGCGGTCGGATTTGACGGGTAATTGAGCACCAGCGCGGTCGGTTTCGGGACACTGTGGCGCACCGCCCGCTCCAGGCTGTCCAGCAGCGGCTGACCCGGCGCCATGACCAGACTTCTGATCGCCGCCCCGGCAATGATGAAGCCGAACATATGGATCGGATAGCTGGGATTGGGCGCCAGAACGATATCACCGGGTGTCGTGATGGCCTGCGCCAGATTGGCCAGTCCCTCTTTCGAGCCGAGTGTGACGATGATCTCGCTCTCCGGGTCCAGCGAAACGCCGAATCGCCGTTGGTAATAGGCTGCCTGCGCTCGCCTCAGGCCCGGAATGCCACGGGAATTGGAATAGCGATGCGCTTTTCCATCGCGAACGGCTTCGGCCAGCTTGTCGACAATGTGCGTCGGCGTCGGCTGGTCGGGATTGCCCATGCCGAGATCGATGATGTCGCGGCCGGCCGACCGCGCCGCCGCCTTCATGGCGTTGACCTCGGCGAAGACGTACGGGGGAAGGCGCTTTATTCGGTGAAACTCCTGATCGATCACGATCCGGCTCCCTGGGGCGGCTGCGTAGGCGGAGGGAACCCCGCCACTCGATTGCTGCGCGGCCGGACAGTCGACCGCTACACCGCTAACGGGGTCACCCGGGCGATCATGGCCCGCGGGTATCTGATCCGCGCGGGTTGCTATTCGTTAATGCGAATATCCGCGCTTGCCCCCTGCCCGGTATCGGCATCGACCTCAACCGAAATGCCGGAGACATCTTGCGAGGACAACGCCGCGCGCAACGCATCCGCAACAACTGTCGCCCTGTCGCGGGCAGTCGATTCGCCGCCATCGGCATCGGTTGCATAACCGATCACGCGGATCGAAGCGCCTTCCAGGGTCGGGTCGCCAGCAAGGTCGGTCACCATCCGGCGCGCGTCGGCCGTCAATGCCGTGCTGCCAGTCTCGAATGGGATGGTGACGGTGGAGGCCAGCGGCGCGGCCGCTGGCGCTTCCTCCTGCGCCTCATCCTCTTGCGTCCCGGTCCCGGTCGTCTCCGATTCGGCAGCTTCCATGCCGCCAATCATCGCCGCCGGGTCCGTGCCGGCGCTTTCGGCTTCATCTTCGGTACTGTCATTCCCGTCGGATTCGGACTCATCCTCATCGAAGGGCGCGAACTCCTCGGATTCCATCCGTTCCGTACGGTCTTCCGACGCGGTCCGGCCCTGATCACGGGATGATTCGAGCTGCTCCCTCATCGCCGCCAGTTCAGCCTGGGTCGGCGCATCATCTGGCCTGTCCGGAACGTCGGCAATTCGCGGATCGCCGGAATCCGCACCAGATTGTGGCGCCCCCCGTGCCGCTCCGCTCGGGCTGTCGAACTGTCCGACGATGGAGGCCAGAGCATCTCTCCGCTGGCGCGCCTGGACTTCTTCGGGCGTTGGCTGCCGCGGTTGCGCGGGTGCCGCAGAGGGTTGTTCGGCGCGGCCGATGGGTTCGGCGATACCAAAGAAGCCCCGCTCCTGCAGGGTCGAAGCCTGAGTGCCGCTCAGGGGATCGGCCCCCGGCGCAGAGGCCACCTGCGGATCGTCCGGCATTTCCGCGCCCGGCCGGGATTCAGACCCAGCCCGCCCCTCAGTAGTCTGGGCTGCGTCACTCGCGGCTGCGCCGCGTCCGTCCGCTATATCCGCAAGTGGTGCATCCGATGACCGGGTTTCTGCGGTTGCCGAAGCACCGTAATCTGTCGAAGCGCCTGCAGGGGTGGCCACCGTCGGCGAGATCGAACCCGCATGCGGCGTGCCGTCCATGATCTGTGCCGCCCCGCCGCACGCCGTCAGCGTGAGCGCCAGAGCCGTCAACAAAGGCGTCCGGAGAGCGGCGCGCCGACTTGATCGCGCCGCCGCCACGGATGAATTCGCCGGTTTCATACGGAATGTTCTCTGCATCGGTCCGTTATTCCAATCATCATGACGCTGGCATCGCCTTATAGCCGTTCGGCGCGGTCAAGACCACTCGATACCTTCGGGTATTGTGTTGCCCGCAGGATAGGTTCGGTAGCCCAGGGATGGGCGGAAACTGTGTCGATTGTCCGGCCATTCCCCCGATTCGGCAATGCGGGCGTCCCGCGGATGGTGTATTAAAACGTGGTCGGCTTCAAGAGTACCGGTGCCAACGCGGTGCCGCCTCATCAACGAGTGCCGCAGGCGAATGCAGGCCATGGCGGCGTCGGCCCGTGCCGTGAGCCGCCCGGGCCTGGATCCGCCTGAACGATAACGGTATCGGAGCCTTGTATGACACGTGACGGCAAAGGCAAAGACGCAGGTAACGGACAGAATGGATCCGCAAGCCGCAATACGTCGACGCCGCGCGCTTCGACCATCGGCCTACCCGACCCAGTCAGAATGGGAAAGTCCATGAACGATATCGCCGAACGAAGCCAGAAACTGGTCGCGGATTTCCTCAAGCGTCAGATGGACGCCGGGCTGACGCCGCCATCGTTCGATCCGCTCAATGTCGGCAACGCATTCTTCCAGATGACGGCGCGCATGATGTCGGACCCGGCTCAGTTGGCGCAGGCGCAGATGCAGCTTTGGCAGAACTATGTCTCGCTGTGGCAGCAGACGACGGAACGCATGATGGGGCGCACGTTCGAGCCGGTGGCCGAACCGGAGAAAGGCGACCGCCGATTCAAGGACGACGCCTGGAACGAGGATCTGGTCTTCGACTACATCAAACAGTCCTACCTGCTGACGGCGCGGTGGATGCAGTCGACAGTCAACGATGTCGAAGGGCTGGACCCGAAGACCGCGCGCAAGGTCGACTTTTATACCCGCCAGTTCGCCGACGCGCTGGCGCCGTCCAACTTCGTGATGACCAATCCCGAGGTTCTGCGCACCACGATGGAAAGCGGTGGCGAGAATCTGGTCAACGGCCTGAACAACCTGCTGGAGGACCTCGATCGCGGGAATGGCAAACTGGCGATCAGGATGACCGATTACGACGCGTTCGAAATCGGCCGGAACATCGCGGTCACACCCGGGAAGGTCGTCTACCAGAACAAGCTGATGCAGCTTATCCAGTACACGCCGACCACGGAAAAAGTCGCGCGCCGGCCGCTCATGATCATTCCGCCCTGGATCAACAAGTTCTACATTCTGGACCTTCGCGAAAAGAACAGCTTCATCAAATGGGCTGTCGATCAGGGGCACACCGTCTTCGTGCTGTCATGGGTCAACCCTGACGAGACGCTTTCCGAGGCAAATTTCGAAGACTACATGACCCATGGGCCTCTGGCCGCCCTCGACGCCATCGAGCAGGCGACCGGGGAATCCGACGTCAACGCGATCGGCTATTGCCTCGGCGGCACATTGCTCGCCTGCACCCTGGCGGTCATGAAAGCCCGGGAGGACGATCGGATTGCGTCCGCCACCTATTTCACGACCATGATCGATTTCACCGACGCTGGCGAGTTGTCGGTCTTCGTCGATGAAGAGCAACTGGCCGCACTTGAGACCGAAATGTCCCAGAAGGGCTATCTCGAGGGGAGCAGCATGGCGACGACGTTCAACATGCTCCGTTCCAATGATCTGATCTGGTCGTTTGTCGTCAACAACTACCTTCTTGGCAAGGAACCCTTCCCCTTCGATCTGCTCTACTGGAACAGTGACTCCACCCGCATGCCGGCGGCGATGCATATATACTACCTGCGCAAGATGTATCAGGAGAACAAGCTGGTCGAACCCGGTGGGCTGACCCTGCTGGATACGCCGATAGACCTTTCGACCGTCGATCAACCGACATTCATTCTGTCGACGAAGGAAGATCATATCGCGCCGTGGAAATCGACTTATGCTGCAACCAACATTTATGGTGGACCGGTCAAGTTCTGCCTCTCGGCTTCGGGGCATATCGCCGGCGTCGTCAACCCGCCTGCAGCCGGCAAATACTGCTATTGGACGAACAGCCGCAAGAACAAGGATCCTGACGCCTGGCTGAAAAATGCCACGCAACACGATGGCTCGTGGTGGCCGGAGTGGCAAAGCTGGATCGCGAAATATACCGGCGGCGAGGTCGCGGCCCGTCAGCCCGGCGACGGGAAATTGCCAGCGATCGAGGACGCGCCGGGTTCGTATGTTAAAGTGACTTCCAACTAGGGGGCAACCAGGAGCAACCGGGAGATCCCATGCCGGATCAAACCGGGATCCCCGCACCAGAGGAGACCGCCGCCATGGAACGCAGCGACATCGAACTGGCCATCCAGATGCTGATGGACGAAGCGGAAGGGCAATTCGACGATCCCTATGCCCTTCATCACCGGGTGACGGAAACCATCCATACTATGGAAGCCGAAGGGCTGCCCGTCCCCGACGATCTGAGAGCCCTGAAACGGGATCTGGAATCCGTCATCGGCGGACCGGAGGAGACGCCCGGAGGCGGCCCCAGAGACGGTTCGGCAGACGGTTCGGCAGGTGGTTCGGCAGGTGGTTCGGGGGATGGCCCTGGCGGCAATGGCGGAACGACCGGCTGACGAAGCGCATTGGTCAGCCGGCTTCAGGCCGGCCCCGGATCAGCTTCACGACCCAGTATTACGACCCCATAATTGCGACCCGAATTACGACGAGATGCGATAGGTCGCCGCCAGATCGGCATATTTTCGCGCCGACACCGGGATATAGTCACGTTCCTTGTCGGTCAGGTCCCGCATATAGCGGGCCGGGCTGCCACCCCAAAGCTGACCGGCCGGAATGCGTTTGCCGTTGGTCACGAGCGCTCCGGCGGCAACCATCGCACCCGTCTCAACCACCGCGCCGTCCATGACGCAGGCCTTCATACCGACAAAGGAACCGTGTTCCAGGGTACAGGCATGCAACAGGGCCATGTGGCCGATCGTGATATCATCCCCGATAATCGTCGGATGTCCCCCGCCCGTGACATGTATCGTGGTGCCGTCCTGGATGTTGGTGCGCGCGCCGATCCGGATATGATTGACGTCGCCGCGGATGACGCACCCAAACCACACGCCGGTGTCGGCGCCGATTTCGACATCGCCGATGATGCGGGCGGTATCGGCGACGAACACGGTTTCGTGAACCAGCGGCCGGCAATCCCGAAAGCCGATCAGACGGGCATTCATTCTTTCATCGGACATGTGCAATTTCCCCCTGTGCATGCCGAAAAACATAGCACAAAAAGAAATGGGCGGACCCGTTGTCGGACCCGCCCATTTTCCAGTAGCAAGATGTCGCAGGATGCCTGCGCCCCGCAACTTACCGTTTGGAGAACTGGAAGCTCCGGCGGGCTTTGCGCTTGCCGTATTTCTTCCGCTCGACCCGGCGGTCGTCACGAGTCAGGTATCCGGCCCTCTTCAAGGTCTGATGCAGACCCGGTTCATACCGGACCAATGCCCAGCTCAAACCGTGACGGACGGCACCAGCTTGTCCCGACAGTCCGCCACCAGTGACGGTGGCGTAAATATCAAACTGGTCCAACCGCTCACACACTTCGAACGGTTGATTGATGATCATCCGAAGAACGGGGCGAGCGAAATACTGCGCCTGATCCTTGCCGTTCACGACGATCTTGCCGGTGCCCGGCTTGATCCAGACGCGCGCGATGGCATCCTTACGACGCCCCGTGGCATAGGACCGGCCCTGCGCATCGCGGATCTGAACCCGCTCCGGCTGCTCCGTGACGCCAGCGGCATCACCGAGAGACTGGAGATCGGCGAGAGTTGTTGCCTCGGCCATGGATTACCTCTTGTTCTTCGGGTTCATGGACGCGATGTCCAAAATCTCCGGCGTCTGCGCCTCGTGGGGATGCTCCGGTCCGGCATAAACCCGCAGTTTGCGCAGGACATCACGACCGAGCGGACCGCGCGGAATCATGCGTTCGACCGCCTTTTGAATCACCCGCTCCGGATGCCGGCCCGAAAGGATCTGACCCTTCGAACGCGACTTGATGCCACCCGGATAACCGGTATGCCAGTAGAACTTGTCGTCGTCCCACTTGTTGCCGGTGAGCTTCACCTTTTCGGCGTTCACCACAACAACATGATCGCCGCAGTCGACATGCGGCGTAAAGATCGGCTTGTGCTTGCCACGCAAGCGCGTCGCGATCACGCTTGCCAGACGACCGAGGATCACATCCTCAGCGTCAATGACCAGCCACTTCCGTTCGACTTCGGAAGCCTTGGCGGAAAAAGTCTTCATCGTTGCCCTCGATAATACGGCTCAAAGAACATCAGAGCCCTTTGTCGTGGCCGTGCCGACTAAACCGCCGACACGACTCAAAAAAACACCGGGCCACGTGCCCGGTCCATGGATGCGGCTTTTATCGACCCGGAATGCCCTTGTCAACCGAAAAAATCCACTGATCGCAGTGCCTTACCGATACGGTAACATGGTACCGCAGCAGTTTGATGCCGTCCGCGGTCCATGGACCGCATCAGTTGCCGGGGATTGCATAGGTCCCCGTTGCATGAGCGACCGGCTCGGCATCGCTACTGGATTCAAACGACGACAGAACCACCTCGCCATAGGCCAGCCGCCGGCCCAGCTTCAATAGGCGCCCGGTCGCCAGGACCGCTTCGGCTGGCGGGCGGTGCAGGAAATTGATCGTCATCGACGATGTCACCGCCATATCGGCGCGACCGATGCGAGTCATGACCGCGCCATATAAAGCGACATCGGCCAGCGCAAACAGGACGGGACCGGATATCGATCCTCCCGGGCGCAGAAATGCCTCGCCGAATGGCAGCTTCAGGGTCATCCAGCCCCGGCCCAGACTCTCGACCCGAATCCCGTAGGCGCCAATAAAAGGAACCTGCTCGCGGATCAGCGATTCAAACATCGGCCCATCGATTGCGGCAGCTTCATTGTCGCCTGAATCGGGACTGTCAGGGCCGTTCATCCCATTGTTTCCTCATTGCCAGGAACCGCAGCTGCTGCTGGCGGACACTACTGCGTGGCGGACACATCGGTCACATGTGATATGTCTTGCTCCGGACGGGCAAGCCTAGAATGATCGGCGCCGGTTCGATTTCGCACCGAAGACGGAACCGAGGGGAGGAGACGAAGGATGCAGCAGTTGTCAGACGAAGCGGCGCAGCCCGTATTGCGGGCCGACGCCGACGGCATCGCCACGCTTACTCTCAACCGGCCGGACGCACGCAATGCCTTGTCAGTCGGCATGATGACGGCATTGGCAGACTCGCTGGACGCCGCAGGACGGGATCCGGCGGTCAAGGTCGTGATCATCGCCGCCACCGGACCGGCGTTCTGCGCCGGCCATGATCTGAAAGAAGTCAGAGCGAATCCGGGCCGGGCTTTCTACGAAAGGTTGTTCCGGCAATGCTCCGATCTGATGATGGGCATCACGCGCCTGCCCAAACCCGTCATCGCCGCCGTTCACGCCATGGCCACGGCAGCCGGATGCCAGCTCGTCGCCAGTTGCGACCTCGCCCTCGCCGGACGGTCTGCCCGATTTGCAACGCCGGGCGTGAATATCGGGCTATTCTGCTCGACGCCGATGGTGGCCTTGAGCCGTGCGGTCGGGCGCAAAGCCGCGATGGAAATGCTGTTGACGGGCGAGGCGATCGACGCCGAAAAGGCCGTCGGGCTAGGCCTGATCAATCGCGTGGTCGACGACACCGACCTGATGACGGAAGCAGGCACGATGGCCGCGACGATCGCCAGCAAGTCCCCGCTGACCCTGAAGGTCGGCAAGGAGGCCTTTTACCGCCAGGCGGAAATGGACCTTGCCGACGCCTATGACTATACAAGCGGCGTCATGGTGCGGAACATGATGGCCGACGACGCCACCGAAGGCATCGACGCCTTCTTGAACAAGCGGCGCCCGAATTGGAGCGGAACATGAGCTCACCGGCATCAACCCCGGAACAAACCCCGGTTCCATCGTCAGTAAATCACGATTCCTACGATCCGAAATGGCTGGCCGAAACAATGGCGTCGGTCACCAGCGTCGCCATGGTGGGCGCGAGCACGAACACGACCCGACCAAGCTACTTCGTCATGAAATACCTTTTGGACAAAGGGTTCGATGTCGTTCCGATCAATCCGGGCGCCGCGGGCGGACTGATCCTTGGTCAGCCGGTCCTGGCCGCACTGGCCGACCTGCCGCATCCGGTCGATATGGTCGACATATTTCGCAGCTCGGACGCTGCGGGCGGCATCGTTGATGAGGCGCTCGCCCTGCCCGTGCTGCCGAAAGTGATCTGGATGCAATTCAACGTGCGAAACGATGCCGCCGCCGCCCGTGCCGAGGCGCGCGGCGTCCGCGTGGTCATGAACCGCTGCCCCAAGGTTGAATACGCCCGCGCCCATGGCGAACTCGGATGGCAAGGACTGAATTCAGGCCTGATATCTTCAAAGCGGAGGAAAATACAAAAATGACGGACCAAACGAAACCAGGCTTCTCCACCCTCGCCGTTCATGCCGGGACCGAGCCGGACAGCGCCACGGGTGCGCGGCAGACGCCGATCTATCAGACGACGTCGTATGTGTTCGACGATACCGATCACGCCGCCTCGCTGTTCAATCTGCAACGTCTCGGTTTCATCTATTCCCGCTTGACCAACCCGACGGTGTCCGCCCTGGAAGGACGGCTCGCTGCGCTGGAATCGGGCGTCGGCGCCGTAGCAACGGCCTCGGGACATGCCGCGCAACTTCTGGCGTTCTTCCCCTTCATGGAACCCGGAGCAGAGATCGTCGCGGCCAACAAGCTCTATGGCGGCACCGTCAACCAGCTCTCGAACAGCTTCCCGCGCGCCTTTGGCTGGAAGACCACCTTCGTCGACGCCGACGATCTGGACTCGGTCCGCCGGGCGATGACTGACAAAACCCGGTGCCTGTTCATTGAGAGTCTGGCAAATCCGGGCGGCGTGGTCATGGACATCGAAGCGTTGGCCGAAATCGCCCACACGGCCGGCGTGCCCCTGATCGTCGACAACACCATGGCGACACCGTTCCTGTGCCGCCCCCTGGAGCACGGCGCCGATCTCGTCGTTCATTCGACGACCAAATTCCTGTCGGGCAACGGCACCAGCGTCGGCGGTGCCGTCATCGATTCCGGTCGGTTCAACTGGTCGCAAAGCGACAAGTTCGAGGGGCTGACCGCCGAGGACCCCGGCTACCACGGTCTCAAATTCCACGAAACCTTCGGCGAAATGGCCTTTACGATGCACGGCCACGCCGTCGGTCTGCGCGACCTGGGCGTCAATCAACAGCCGATGAACGCTTTC
This region of Fodinicurvata sp. EGI_FJ10296 genomic DNA includes:
- the glpX gene encoding class II fructose-bisphosphatase, encoding MDRNLALEVVRVTEAAALSASLLMGRGDEKKADQAAVDAMRQALNSLTVEGEVVIGEGERDEAPMLFIGEKVGAGGGPAIDIALDPLEGTTITAKGGPNALAVVAMANKGGFLKAPDVYMEKIAIGPGLPEDLVDLDSEPAQNLKSLALAKQCEISDLVVCILDRPRHEELIAKVREAGARIMLISDGDVSAIIATTDPLTGVDIYMGSGGAPEGVLAAAALRCVGGQMQGRLIFRNDDERERAHRHGVKDLNRLYNLRDMASGDVMFAATGVTDGAMLKGVRRFKSGAMTHSIVMRSKSGTVRYIEARHNFTRKTGFLPQDT
- a CDS encoding homoserine dehydrogenase yields the protein MEPLNIGIAGLGTVGAATVMVLHEHADLLSSRCGRPIRVAAVSARNRDRDRGVKLSEIRWYDDPVDLARDPAVDVVVELIGGSDGPAREVVEAAISAGKHVVTANKAMMALHGSALARRADAAGVTLAYEAAVAGGIPAIKGIREGLAANVFSSVVGILNGTSNFILSEMRETGRDFGDVLAEAQQLGYAEADPTFDVEGIDAAHKLALLAAIAFNVDVDFDSLHIEGIRQVSALDIAYADELGFRIKLLAIARRGDGGLELRVAPCMVPQERPIAKVEGVFNAVQATGDHVGQVMMVGQGAGGGPTASAVVADIVDIARGLRVPAFGFPADALEPATVLPISARRGEYYVRLMVVDRPGVIADITAIMRDQSVSVESFLQRGRSPGDAVPLIIVTHDTTEAAMSRVLAAVGDLDHVVESPKMIRIERMVV
- a CDS encoding LL-diaminopimelate aminotransferase, whose protein sequence is MDQEFHRIKRLPPYVFAEVNAMKAAARSAGRDIIDLGMGNPDQPTPTHIVDKLAEAVRDGKAHRYSNSRGIPGLRRAQAAYYQRRFGVSLDPESEIIVTLGSKEGLANLAQAITTPGDIVLAPNPSYPIHMFGFIIAGAAIRSLVMAPGQPLLDSLERAVRHSVPKPTALVLNYPSNPTAETVDLDFYRPLVSFCRENGIYILSDLAYAEIYFGDSVPPSILQIPEARDIAVEFTSMSKTYSMPGWRIGFAAGNPRLIAALARVKSYLDYGAFTPIQVAAAAALNGPQDCVEAARNLYRERRDVLVEGLHGAGWAVPRPEASMFVWAPIPEPYAAMGSLAFSKLLLENADVAVAPGVGFGEYGDGHVRIALVENKNRIRQAVRSIKKFLSVPPHPFVAQDVK
- the phaC gene encoding class I poly(R)-hydroxyalkanoic acid synthase yields the protein MGKSMNDIAERSQKLVADFLKRQMDAGLTPPSFDPLNVGNAFFQMTARMMSDPAQLAQAQMQLWQNYVSLWQQTTERMMGRTFEPVAEPEKGDRRFKDDAWNEDLVFDYIKQSYLLTARWMQSTVNDVEGLDPKTARKVDFYTRQFADALAPSNFVMTNPEVLRTTMESGGENLVNGLNNLLEDLDRGNGKLAIRMTDYDAFEIGRNIAVTPGKVVYQNKLMQLIQYTPTTEKVARRPLMIIPPWINKFYILDLREKNSFIKWAVDQGHTVFVLSWVNPDETLSEANFEDYMTHGPLAALDAIEQATGESDVNAIGYCLGGTLLACTLAVMKAREDDRIASATYFTTMIDFTDAGELSVFVDEEQLAALETEMSQKGYLEGSSMATTFNMLRSNDLIWSFVVNNYLLGKEPFPFDLLYWNSDSTRMPAAMHIYYLRKMYQENKLVEPGGLTLLDTPIDLSTVDQPTFILSTKEDHIAPWKSTYAATNIYGGPVKFCLSASGHIAGVVNPPAAGKYCYWTNSRKNKDPDAWLKNATQHDGSWWPEWQSWIAKYTGGEVAARQPGDGKLPAIEDAPGSYVKVTSN
- a CDS encoding gamma carbonic anhydrase family protein, translated to MNARLIGFRDCRPLVHETVFVADTARIIGDVEIGADTGVWFGCVIRGDVNHIRIGARTNIQDGTTIHVTGGGHPTIIGDDITIGHMALLHACTLEHGSFVGMKACVMDGAVVETGAMVAAGALVTNGKRIPAGQLWGGSPARYMRDLTDKERDYIPVSARKYADLAATYRISS
- the rpsI gene encoding 30S ribosomal protein S9, producing MAEATTLADLQSLGDAAGVTEQPERVQIRDAQGRSYATGRRKDAIARVWIKPGTGKIVVNGKDQAQYFARPVLRMIINQPFEVCERLDQFDIYATVTGGGLSGQAGAVRHGLSWALVRYEPGLHQTLKRAGYLTRDDRRVERKKYGKRKARRSFQFSKR
- the rplM gene encoding 50S ribosomal protein L13; translation: MKTFSAKASEVERKWLVIDAEDVILGRLASVIATRLRGKHKPIFTPHVDCGDHVVVVNAEKVKLTGNKWDDDKFYWHTGYPGGIKSRSKGQILSGRHPERVIQKAVERMIPRGPLGRDVLRKLRVYAGPEHPHEAQTPEILDIASMNPKNKR
- a CDS encoding PaaI family thioesterase, which produces MNGPDSPDSGDNEAAAIDGPMFESLIREQVPFIGAYGIRVESLGRGWMTLKLPFGEAFLRPGGSISGPVLFALADVALYGAVMTRIGRADMAVTSSMTINFLHRPPAEAVLATGRLLKLGRRLAYGEVVLSSFESSSDAEPVAHATGTYAIPGN
- a CDS encoding enoyl-CoA hydratase, with protein sequence MQQLSDEAAQPVLRADADGIATLTLNRPDARNALSVGMMTALADSLDAAGRDPAVKVVIIAATGPAFCAGHDLKEVRANPGRAFYERLFRQCSDLMMGITRLPKPVIAAVHAMATAAGCQLVASCDLALAGRSARFATPGVNIGLFCSTPMVALSRAVGRKAAMEMLLTGEAIDAEKAVGLGLINRVVDDTDLMTEAGTMAATIASKSPLTLKVGKEAFYRQAEMDLADAYDYTSGVMVRNMMADDATEGIDAFLNKRRPNWSGT
- a CDS encoding CoA-binding protein, with the protein product MSSPASTPEQTPVPSSVNHDSYDPKWLAETMASVTSVAMVGASTNTTRPSYFVMKYLLDKGFDVVPINPGAAGGLILGQPVLAALADLPHPVDMVDIFRSSDAAGGIVDEALALPVLPKVIWMQFNVRNDAAAARAEARGVRVVMNRCPKVEYARAHGELGWQGLNSGLISSKRRKIQK